A segment of the Candidatus Protochlamydia naegleriophila genome:
CATTGTGCTTTCATTAAATAATAAAGAAAAAAACAAATGATTAAAGAGACCTGCCAATAAATCTCTCATTAAAATCACAAACTATTTTTATTATACCACATCGCACAAAAAATAAAAAAATATTATATGAATTTTATTCTTTTAAATTTCCTTGTGGTAAAATAAAAATAAACGATTCTCTAGATTTGGATGCGTATGAAAGTAAAGAAATCTCCAAAAATAGCTGTTGTGATTGGTAGTGGCGGTATCAAATCTTTAGGGGCGATAGAGCTGTTTGAATTTTTAGACCGAGCTAAGATTCCCCTCAATTTACTAGTGGGATGTAGCGGAGGAGCGATTATTGCGGCAGCACGGGGAGCTTCTCTTCCAATGGATAAAGTCAGAGAGTTTGGCACAGCAAAGTTGACAGTAGATTTATTCAATCAAATAGACTATCAGGCTTTGGCAAGCATCTTTCATTTTCCTTTTACTCAATTGGAGGAATCTAAAGCCTTTCTGCGCTCCACGCGTTTGCGTCAAACTTTTCACGAATTATATGGCGATTTACAGCTAGAAGACCTATCCATTCCAACCATCTTACAAGCCACTGATGTCCATACAGGAGAACCCTTGCGTCTATCTCAAGGCTCTGTCGCAGACAGCGTGTATGCCTCCTCTGCCATTTTACCCTTTTTTCCTCCCATATACATGCAAGACCATTGGTTAGCTGATGGAGCATTTACCGATAGCCTTCCTCTCATGGGAGCCATTCAACATCAAATGGACATCATCATTGCTTTGAATTTTCATGACATGGAAACAACCGAGTCACTCAATTACATGCTCGGCTTTTCCAATTTTTTAAAGAAAGTTCAAGCTTTTTGCCTGAATCTCCAAAATGCTTCTACCCTTAATCTTCCCACCTACAAAATCATTTTCATCGACGTCATTTTTGAGAAAAACATACAGATTTGGGAAATAGAGAATTTACCCTATATCTATCAAAAGACAAAGGAAGAAGTTTTAAGAAATGAAGCAGCCATTATTCAAGCAATAGAAGAATTCTCTTAAATTGCAAGCAATTAGTTATTTCAAACATACAAAGAACATTGTTTAAAAAATTTATTATATGATATAATAAAAAAGATTTGAACCTTGGTTAACATCTTCTTTTATTCAACGACCTTCTCATTGGCAATCTATTTTATCCACAAGTTCTTATTTTTTAATTATTAACAAGGTATTTCCCATGATAGATAATAATCGAAAAATTAGATTTGGAATGGTAATTGGAAGCGGAGGCATTCAATCTTTGGCAGCTTTACCCCTACTCAATTTTTTGAATGAGAGAGGTATTCAAATTGATGTTTTAGCGGGCTGTGGAGGAGGAGCTGTACTGGGCGCTTTATTCGGAATGGGATTTTCGCCCGATGATATCACCGCTCACATGTCTCAATTATTTAACCAAAAGACGATTCTTCAAGTAAATTATTCTGGTTTAATCAATGTGTTAACTCTGATGGGAATTACGGCCTTTTCTCATTTTGGCCTCAAGGATACATTTCTCAAAGTAGAGCGCATTCGGGAGTGTTATCGATCCATTTTTAAACAAAAAAAACTATCCCATTTAAAAATCAAAACGTTGGTCCAAGCCACCGATTGGCATAAGGGAGAAGGAGTCGTATTAGAAGAGGGGTTATTATCTGATGTGCTTTATTCCTCTAATGCCTTATTTCCTTTTCAGCCACCTCTAGAGTTGGAAAATAAATTACTCGTAACAGGAACTTATACCGGGGCCGTTCCTGTTCTTGCCACTTCTAAATATGAATTGGATTTAGTGGCCATCATTGGTTTTGCACAACGCAAATTTTCCAAATTGAAGGGAATCATTGAATATTACTGCAATCTTATCAATTATTCCTTTACTCATTTGCAAAGAGGCCAACTGCTTTTGCATACATTTGCAGATAAAAGAGAATTGGCTCCTATCTTAATCGCACCCGAAGAATCAATCGGATTATGGGATCATGGCAAAATTAAAGACATTTTAAACACAGGCGAAAAAATCAAAGACAAATATGGTCCGTTGCTGTTGGCAATGATCGATAATCTTATGAAAATGAAAAGATGAAAGATTAAGCCACTTTTCGAAATGTTAGATTGATGCGAGCCGATCCCCAAAAAGGATGATATCCCTTTTTAAGCGGTATAATGCCGTGATAGAAGAGTCTTGCTGGACCACCCCATACGACCACATCACTATGAATCAAGAAGAGCCTCTGCACCGGATCGGCCCGATTCAAGCCGCCAAACAAAAAAGTTGCCGGTAATCCAAGTGTTATAGAGACGATGGGCGCGCTCAAATCTCTCTCATTCTTATCCTGGTGAAGCGACATTTTGGCCCCTGGCTCATAACAATTGATTAAGCAGGCGTCAGGAAAGAAGGCAGGAAAGCCCGCCTTCAATGCCGCTGCTTGCGCCATCTCTAAAAATATGGGTGGCATGGGAGGCCAAAAAAGCCCACTTTCAGGATCTTTTTCT
Coding sequences within it:
- a CDS encoding patatin-like phospholipase family protein; the protein is MKVKKSPKIAVVIGSGGIKSLGAIELFEFLDRAKIPLNLLVGCSGGAIIAAARGASLPMDKVREFGTAKLTVDLFNQIDYQALASIFHFPFTQLEESKAFLRSTRLRQTFHELYGDLQLEDLSIPTILQATDVHTGEPLRLSQGSVADSVYASSAILPFFPPIYMQDHWLADGAFTDSLPLMGAIQHQMDIIIALNFHDMETTESLNYMLGFSNFLKKVQAFCLNLQNASTLNLPTYKIIFIDVIFEKNIQIWEIENLPYIYQKTKEEVLRNEAAIIQAIEEFS
- a CDS encoding patatin-like phospholipase family protein; this translates as MIDNNRKIRFGMVIGSGGIQSLAALPLLNFLNERGIQIDVLAGCGGGAVLGALFGMGFSPDDITAHMSQLFNQKTILQVNYSGLINVLTLMGITAFSHFGLKDTFLKVERIRECYRSIFKQKKLSHLKIKTLVQATDWHKGEGVVLEEGLLSDVLYSSNALFPFQPPLELENKLLVTGTYTGAVPVLATSKYELDLVAIIGFAQRKFSKLKGIIEYYCNLINYSFTHLQRGQLLLHTFADKRELAPILIAPEESIGLWDHGKIKDILNTGEKIKDKYGPLLLAMIDNLMKMKR
- the alkB gene encoding DNA oxidative demethylase AlkB translates to MKEDLFEDQRTNLRLCEGAMWLPGFAKSREAFLHTALQSIVKQAPFRNMFTPGGFRMSVAMTNCGKLGWVTDLAGYRYEEKDPESGLFWPPMPPIFLEMAQAAALKAGFPAFFPDACLINCYEPGAKMSLHQDKNERDLSAPIVSITLGLPATFLFGGLNRADPVQRLFLIHSDVVVWGGPARLFYHGIIPLKKGYHPFWGSARINLTFRKVA